Proteins encoded by one window of Channa argus isolate prfri chromosome 1, Channa argus male v1.0, whole genome shotgun sequence:
- the ccn4a gene encoding cellular communication network factor 4a isoform X1, giving the protein MSWLLLWILTAAGIQQAYSQNSTAMPPATVFTSPSVDLFKRTQYCKWPCECPKVIPTCPPGVSLLVDGCDCCKTCARQVGEVCNEADTCDYHKGLYCDYSTDKPRYEKGVCAYMVGTGCEHDGVIYRNGQSFKPSCKYQCVCVNGAIGCVALCTESQPPRVWCQTPRRVKVRGQCCEQWICDEPKRGRKTAPRHVIDAFPAETSNWHKNCISQTTSWSPCSKTCGRGLSMRISNANDQCELIKESRLCNLRPCEVDIVKHIKPGKKCLNIYREDQPSNLTISGCISKKQYRPKYCGVCTDERCCIPYKSKTIDVEFECPNGSGFTWKMMWVQACFCNLSCKNPNDIFAELESYYGYPEVTD; this is encoded by the exons ATGAGTTGGCTCCTGTTGTGGATTCTAACAGCAGCCGGGATTCAACAG GCCTACTCCCAGAATTCCACTGCCATGCCCCCTGCCACAGTTTTCACGTCCCCATCTGTGGACCTGTTCAAGCGGACACAGTACTGCAAATGGCCCTGTGAGTGTCCCAAGGTTATCCCTACCTGTCCACCAGGTGTGAGCCTCCTCGTGGATGGCTGCGACTGCTGCAAGACCTGTGCACGGCAGGTGGGCGAAGTCTGCAATGAGGCAGACACTTGCGACTATCACAAGGGGCTGTACTGTGACTACAGCACGGACAAGCCTAGGTACGAAAaaggagtgtgtgcat ATATGGTGGGAACGGGTTGTGAGCATGATGGTGTGATCTACCGTAATGGGCAGAGCTTCAAGCCCAGCTGTAaataccagtgtgtgtgtgttaatggtgCCATCGGCTGTGTGGCACTGTGCACAGAGTCCCAGCCTCCTCGGGTGTGGTGTCAAACCCCACGCCGGGTCAAAGTAAGGGGACAATGCTGTGAGCAGTGGATCTGTGATGAACCCAAGAGAGGGCGCAAGACGGCCCCACGACACGTAATAGACG CTTTCCCAGCCGAAACCAGTAACTGGCACAAGAACTGCATAAGCCAGACTACCTCATGGAGCCCCTGCTCAAAGACGTGTGGCCGCGGCCTGTCCATGAGGATCTCTAATGCCAATGACCAATGTGAGCTGATCAAAGAGTCCCGCCTCTGCAACCTGCGGCCCTGTGAGGTCGACATCGTGAAACACATCAAG CCTGGAAAGAAATGCCTAAACATCTACCGGGAAGATCAGCCCTCTAACCTCACTATCTCTGGCTGCATCAGTAAGAAGCAGTACAGGCCCAAATATTGTGGCGTTTGCACAGATGAGCGCTGCTGCATCCCCTATAAGTCCAAGACCATCGACGTGGAGTTTGAGTGTCCTAACGGGTCGGGATTCACCTGGAAGATGATGTGGGTCCAAGCTTGCTTCTGTAACCTCAGTTGCAAAAACCCCAATGACATCTTTGCTGAGCTGGAAAGTTACTATGGTTACCCAGAAGTCACAGATTAA
- the ccn4a gene encoding cellular communication network factor 4a isoform X2, which translates to MPPATVFTSPSVDLFKRTQYCKWPCECPKVIPTCPPGVSLLVDGCDCCKTCARQVGEVCNEADTCDYHKGLYCDYSTDKPRYEKGVCAYMVGTGCEHDGVIYRNGQSFKPSCKYQCVCVNGAIGCVALCTESQPPRVWCQTPRRVKVRGQCCEQWICDEPKRGRKTAPRHVIDAFPAETSNWHKNCISQTTSWSPCSKTCGRGLSMRISNANDQCELIKESRLCNLRPCEVDIVKHIKPGKKCLNIYREDQPSNLTISGCISKKQYRPKYCGVCTDERCCIPYKSKTIDVEFECPNGSGFTWKMMWVQACFCNLSCKNPNDIFAELESYYGYPEVTD; encoded by the exons ATGCCCCCTGCCACAGTTTTCACGTCCCCATCTGTGGACCTGTTCAAGCGGACACAGTACTGCAAATGGCCCTGTGAGTGTCCCAAGGTTATCCCTACCTGTCCACCAGGTGTGAGCCTCCTCGTGGATGGCTGCGACTGCTGCAAGACCTGTGCACGGCAGGTGGGCGAAGTCTGCAATGAGGCAGACACTTGCGACTATCACAAGGGGCTGTACTGTGACTACAGCACGGACAAGCCTAGGTACGAAAaaggagtgtgtgcat ATATGGTGGGAACGGGTTGTGAGCATGATGGTGTGATCTACCGTAATGGGCAGAGCTTCAAGCCCAGCTGTAaataccagtgtgtgtgtgttaatggtgCCATCGGCTGTGTGGCACTGTGCACAGAGTCCCAGCCTCCTCGGGTGTGGTGTCAAACCCCACGCCGGGTCAAAGTAAGGGGACAATGCTGTGAGCAGTGGATCTGTGATGAACCCAAGAGAGGGCGCAAGACGGCCCCACGACACGTAATAGACG CTTTCCCAGCCGAAACCAGTAACTGGCACAAGAACTGCATAAGCCAGACTACCTCATGGAGCCCCTGCTCAAAGACGTGTGGCCGCGGCCTGTCCATGAGGATCTCTAATGCCAATGACCAATGTGAGCTGATCAAAGAGTCCCGCCTCTGCAACCTGCGGCCCTGTGAGGTCGACATCGTGAAACACATCAAG CCTGGAAAGAAATGCCTAAACATCTACCGGGAAGATCAGCCCTCTAACCTCACTATCTCTGGCTGCATCAGTAAGAAGCAGTACAGGCCCAAATATTGTGGCGTTTGCACAGATGAGCGCTGCTGCATCCCCTATAAGTCCAAGACCATCGACGTGGAGTTTGAGTGTCCTAACGGGTCGGGATTCACCTGGAAGATGATGTGGGTCCAAGCTTGCTTCTGTAACCTCAGTTGCAAAAACCCCAATGACATCTTTGCTGAGCTGGAAAGTTACTATGGTTACCCAGAAGTCACAGATTAA